From Anastrepha obliqua isolate idAnaObli1 chromosome 3, idAnaObli1_1.0, whole genome shotgun sequence:
CTTTCCTTCTGGTTCGCTGTCTACTTGTGGGCTCTTCTTCAACTTCTTTGACAAGAAATTCTTTTCCCCACTGTGGTTCATACTCAGAAGGTTCGGTTCTATGTTCCCAAGCTTTTTTGCAAGCAGCTTTAGGGTCAAGCCCTTCTTTCAAATAACGCAGATACCATCGTACTCCAGACTCACATAGCCCCTTTAAGTAAGGATCTGCTTCAGaagttttgctctgattggAATCCCCACCTGCCGCGGTTTCATCTGAagcagtttttttcttttcaggtTCAGCACTGCTTTCTGCGGCACTTCGCTTTTGGGCTGTGGCTTTTGCTGCAGTTGAACTCGCAGCATTAGCAGCACCACTTTTTTTAGCTTGTTGTGATGCCGTGCTACCACTAGCCCCTGTCCTCCGCACTGCTTCACTGCCCTGTGAACGAGCTCCTTGTCGGCGTCTAGTTCTGGCAGCTGCACGCCTACTAATGCTACTCCTATGTCTACTCATACCTCCACTATAGCCATTTGACGAGTTGCCAGCTCTCATCAATTGGCCCAATAACTCCGTTAAAACTTGTTGATTTGAAttgtaatttgaatatttagttGTTTTCATCTTGTTCGTACGACCACCTGCTCGACGAGGCAAGCGCAGTGGTCTAAGTAATATAATGGGGAATTCAAACGGTCCACCACGACAGCGCCCCATGCCGCagcaaggccacagttactccCTAAGGCGGCCCGGTGTTAGGAAGGCGCCGTTAAAATACAACCGGTCTGGTAAAccccctggctgcaaaccatccaatgggcacggtgtcgcattacaccctggattagggggtTGGCAGAACTTGGTCATCGTTCAAAAAGACAGCCCGAACCAAAGGAATGGAATGTAATCGTTCCGTACTGGAATGTACTTAAACGACTACACTACCATCCACTGATAAGGTCTGATTAATGATTCGACTAAGCCCCCGCACCACGACAAGGTGCCTGCCTTCGCGGAGGAAAAATTGTTACTATTCTATTTCTCACATAACTAATgaatctggtatcgctatggaccgAATCGGTCTATGCGTGACTGCAAGTCAACCAGTTTAACCTAAGCTAACCTTTTCCGCTTGCCGGATCGCTTGAAAAGCGGTTTGAAAGGGGCaaagtaaacttttttatagttttttaaagaCTTACACTTCTAACTTAAGGTCACTGCTCCCTACTCACCACAGTAGCTCAACCAAACCCAACTCTCGTAATAAACCGAGCTGGGTTGGGCTGAGCGTATCCGCCCGATGTGTCTACTACTACTCGCTAAGGCATCACATTCGTGAAAAATGTGTGAATGGTATCTCAAGTCTGTGTAGATGGATTGTCCCGgtacttttgttttattatacacCCAGTAAGGACTTCGCCTACAGTAACACCATAATTTGATGCCACCTTGCGTCTCTTAACCTTAGCTCTTCGCTTCTAAGCTCTTCCTTGATAGTGTGTTGTCCAATAGCGAAGAAGAGCGTGGGCCCTATTAATAACGAGGCCGAAACCGCTCGGCCAATGCATGCGCcacttcgttcccagttatacccctgtgtccTGAGACCCATATCAGCCGGATGCAATTgtgcatttatatttttataaaacaatacaATACTGCCAAACATTCAATACTTTTATCTTCGGTTCAGTTTTTCTCACAATACAAGGCATTAATAATTTTGCAGCTTAATTTGTATACTACTCCTGCTACTTTGGCATAATTTTGAATTAGTAGTCGCTAGAAACTcactttaaattattctatttagttacaacaaatttctttttgctATTACAAGTTATTATCCCAATTATGTTCTACAGACACATTTATG
This genomic window contains:
- the LOC129240304 gene encoding uncharacterized protein LOC129240304; its protein translation is MGRCRGGPFEFPIILLRPLRLPRRAGGRTNKMKTTKYSNYNSNQQVLTELLGQLMRAGNSSNGYSGGMSRHRSSISRRAAARTRRRQGARSQGSEAVRRTGASGSTASQQAKKSGAANAASSTAAKATAQKRSAAESSAEPEKKKTASDETAAGGDSNQSKTSEADPYLKGLCESGVRWYLRYLKEGLDPKAACKKAWEHRTEPSEYEPQWGKEFLVKEVEEEPTSRQRTRRKGAKKPEINEDYRIAVHPKDFPDQMLDLGSVIFLEEAITAEIAKCTDVKPQFVYAHLRPGALLLDCVNEETVNWLKDIVTKLSNWEGPELTTSQERVIPDAYVMTVALPRSIGQEFERTLALISAQNEDLNTEVWKLVNEREENEKQVITILVDKDSFNTMKRNDWKLYYRFEKVSVHFHRYLRYNNKPVLWITNPSCHKQNQVKPPGPANAV